GTAGCCGACGTACCGGAGGCTCGCTTCGGTCGCGCCCCCGCCCGCCGTCTCCACGTCGAGGACCGCGATGCCGAGCGCGCGCTGAATCACGTTCCGGGAGATGTCCACGTTCTGGATGCGCCGGAGCGGAATCTCTCGGTTCCGTCTGGAGAGGACCCCCGAGGCGATTTCGAGGCCGTCGCCCGTAAGCTGATACTCGAAGCGCCGGTAGTAGGCGACCTGCCACGCCGCCGCGGCGACGACGCCGAGCGCCCCGAGCGCGACCAGCATCGGTCCCGACACCGGGATGGGAAGCTCCTCGGCGTCGCCGAGCGACTGGCCGACGAAAAACAGCATCAGCCCGAGGCTCAGGCCGCGCGAGACCGCTCGGTAGGGAATCGAGAGGCGGTGGAGCTTCATACCGCGTCGGTCTCGCGCTCGCTCTCGATGGCGAGGCGACGGAGCTGTTCTTGCAGGTCGTCGGCTCGCTCGGGCGTCAGGCCGGGAATCGACACGTCGGCCCCGCGCGAGCCAGCGGTGTAGACCACGACGCTCGCCAGTCCGAGCGTGCGCTCGACCGGTCCGCGCTGGGTGTCCACGTGCTGGACGCGGACGAACGGGACGACGGTGTTGACCCGCGTCAGGACGCCGCGTTCGAGGTAGAGGTCGTCCTCTCGCACCTCGAACTTCCAACTCCGATACCGCAACACGACGAAGACGAGACCGAGCGCCAGCGCCCCGACGGCGACGGCGAGACCGACGGTGACGCCGGGACCGAGGGTGAATCGGCTGACCACCGCCGCGAGGAGGCCCACGATACCTGCGGTCACGAACGCGCCGACCGCCCAAGCGAAGCGGACGCGCGGGTTCAGCACTTCCATGCCCGATACAAGTGCCTCGCGGCCGATAAGTCTCCCCGTCTTCGTCCGTGACGAACTCCTCGTCCGGGTCGCTGGCGGACTCCTCGTCCTCGGTGGCCGGTCGAGCGACCGGAAGTCGGACACGCATGCTGGTTCGGCAAGCCTTTTCACTTGGCTGGCAATATCTCTCGAAGATTACCGAGTTCGATGAGTACCGACGAAGCCATCGACGCCGAGTACGTCGAGAAACACCGCCAAGAGGTAGAGAATCCGCTGATACAGCTGTTTCGGCGTTACGGAGAGGGGAGTCGCCGCTGGTTCGCGGTCGGCATCCTGTCGAGTATCGGAGCGCGCTTCCTCTCGCTGGTCCCGCCGGTCGTCCTCGGCGTCGCCATCGACGCCGTCTTCCGGGACAACCAAGCGTTCGCACTGCCCGGCGTCCCGGCGGCGTGGCTTCCGAACGAGACCGCCGACCAGTTCTGGTTCGCCATCGTCCTGATGGGCGTGGCGATGGTCGGGCAGGCCGTCCTCAACTTCGTTCGCCAGACCTCGCTGAATCTGTTCTCCCACCGGGTGAAACACGAGGTCCGGACCGCGACCTACCAGCAGATGCAGCGACTCGACATGGAATTCTTCGACGAGATGCAGACCGGCGAACTCATCTCGATTCTGAGCAACGACACCAACCGACTGGAGCAGTTCCTCGACTCGATGATGGGCGAGGCCATCCAGTTGGGCGTCCTGATGTTGGGAACCGCGGTCGTCCTGCTGTGGCTGAACCCGCAACTCGCCGCGATTACCCTCGTCGTCATCCCCCTCTCGATGCTGTTCACCTACTGGTACACCCGACTCGCCGAGGAGCGATACGCCGACGTGCGCTCGTCCATCGGCGACCTCAACAGCAGATTGGAGAACAACCTCAACGGGATTCAGGTCATCAAGGCGAGCAACACCGAGGAGTACGAGGACGACCGCGTCGAGGACCACTCCTACAAGTACTTCCGGCTGGACTGGCTCGCGCTCCGACTCAGCTTCGTCTACCGGCCCGGCTTGCAGGCGCTGACCTCGCTGGCGTTCATCGCCACGTTCGTCGTCGGCGGCGTCTGGATTCTGGAGGGGCCGCCGGGTCCGTTCTCGGGCGACCTCTCGGTCGGTAGTCTAGTCACGTTCCTCTTGTTGACTCAGCGGATGGTCAATCCCCTCGCCCAGATGGGGACCATCGTGGAACGATACGAGGACGCGCGGGCCTCGACCAAGCGCATCCTCGGGCTGATGAGCCTCCCCGCGAGCGTCGAGAACGCGCCCGACGCCATCGACCTCGAATCGGTCCGCGGCCGAGTCCGGTTCCGGGACGTGACCTTCGGCTACGAGGACGAGACGGTCCTCGAAGACGTTGACTTCGAGGTCGAACCGGGCGAGACCGTCGGCGTCGTCGGCCCGACCGGCGCGGGCAAGACCACCATCGTCAAACTTCTCCTGCGCCTCTACGACGTGGACGACGGGGAAATCGAAATCGACGGTCACGACGTTCGGGACGTGACGCTGTCCAGCCTCCGCCGGTCGATGGGCTACGTCGGACAGGACAACTTCCTGTTCGACGGCACGGTCCGGGAGAACATCGAGTACGGCCACTTCGACGCCGACCGCGACGAGGTCGAGGAGGCCGCGAAACGCGCCGAGGCTCACGAGTTCATCACCAACCTCCCGGAGGGGTACGACACCGACATCGGCGAGCGGGGCGTCAAGCTCTCGGGCGGCCAGCGCCAGCGCGTCGCCATCGCGCGGACCATCCTCCAACACCCCGAAATCCTCATCTTCGACGAGGCCACCTCCGCGGTGGACACCGAGACCGAGATGCTCATCCAGCAGTCCATCGACAAACTCGCGGCCGACCGCACCACCTTCGTCATCGCCCACCGGCTCTCGACGGTCCGGGACGCCGACACCATCCTCGTCGTCGAGGAGGGCCGCATCGTCCAGCGGGGCACCCACGAGGACCTCCTCGCCGAGGGCGGTCTCTACGCGAACCTCTGGCGGGTGCAGGCGGGCGAAATCGAGCAGTTGCCCGACGAGTTCGTCCGCGAGGCCAGCGCCCGCGTCG
This region of Halorussus salinus genomic DNA includes:
- a CDS encoding ABC transporter ATP-binding protein; the protein is MSTDEAIDAEYVEKHRQEVENPLIQLFRRYGEGSRRWFAVGILSSIGARFLSLVPPVVLGVAIDAVFRDNQAFALPGVPAAWLPNETADQFWFAIVLMGVAMVGQAVLNFVRQTSLNLFSHRVKHEVRTATYQQMQRLDMEFFDEMQTGELISILSNDTNRLEQFLDSMMGEAIQLGVLMLGTAVVLLWLNPQLAAITLVVIPLSMLFTYWYTRLAEERYADVRSSIGDLNSRLENNLNGIQVIKASNTEEYEDDRVEDHSYKYFRLDWLALRLSFVYRPGLQALTSLAFIATFVVGGVWILEGPPGPFSGDLSVGSLVTFLLLTQRMVNPLAQMGTIVERYEDARASTKRILGLMSLPASVENAPDAIDLESVRGRVRFRDVTFGYEDETVLEDVDFEVEPGETVGVVGPTGAGKTTIVKLLLRLYDVDDGEIEIDGHDVRDVTLSSLRRSMGYVGQDNFLFDGTVRENIEYGHFDADRDEVEEAAKRAEAHEFITNLPEGYDTDIGERGVKLSGGQRQRVAIARTILQHPEILIFDEATSAVDTETEMLIQQSIDKLAADRTTFVIAHRLSTVRDADTILVVEEGRIVQRGTHEDLLAEGGLYANLWRVQAGEIEQLPDEFVREASARVAREGIGGGEAE
- a CDS encoding PH domain-containing protein: MEVLNPRVRFAWAVGAFVTAGIVGLLAAVVSRFTLGPGVTVGLAVAVGALALGLVFVVLRYRSWKFEVREDDLYLERGVLTRVNTVVPFVRVQHVDTQRGPVERTLGLASVVVYTAGSRGADVSIPGLTPERADDLQEQLRRLAIESERETDAV